The genomic DNA TCATGATTGGTCAATTAGGCACAACCGCAATAGCCTCCGTAGGTCTGGTGAATCAGGTGGTCTTTATCCTCAATATTCTCACCTTTGGGGTGTCTAGCGGAGCTGGAATATTCGTTTCTCAGTACTGGGGCAAAAGAGACGAAAAGAACATAGAGAAGACGCTCGGGCACATTCTCTACATTACCATGGGAGCCGCCGTTGTATTCTTTGTGCTATTGTTCTTTTTCCCCGAAAGAGTATTAATGATCTTCACTACCGATACTGAAGTAATAAGAACCGGCGCGACATATGCAAGGCCAGTAGCCTTTTCAACGTTCCTGACATCATTTTCCTTTATTATCGCGATGGCTTTGAGAACAGTGGAAAAAGCAAGAATCCCTATGTATGTAAGTCTTGTCGCTCTGTCGATCAATACAGTGGTGAACTACGTGCTGATTTTTGGTTTTGGGCCGATCCAACCTCTAGGTGTTTATGGAGCATCACTCGCAACTCTCCTGTCAAGATTCGTGGAGTTTGTGATTTTTGTCAATATTGTATTGCGAAGGAAAACCCCTGTAAGGCTTTCAAAATTCGCCTTCAAGTTCGATGCACCGTTTTTCAAAAGGCTTATGAAATATGCTACTCCGGTGATAGTAAATGAGTTTTTGTGGAGCCTGGGTATTACAATGTACTCGCTTGTTATGGCAAGAATGGGTACTGAGTTTATAGCTGCCAGGAATATATCCAGCACCATCGAAAACTTCGGGTTCGTCATTTTTGGCGGATTAGCTTCAGCGACAGTTGTCATGGTAGGAGCAGAACTGGGAAGAAATAACTTCACTCAGGCAAAGTATAACGCAAAGAAGCTGCTTCAACTTACTGTGATGACCGCAGTGGCAACCGGCCTTATCATCATTCTGCTTTCGAGGATTATTGTGAATTTCTACAATATAGATCAGGGACTTAAGAATATTGTCCTTACAATAATTATCATTGTGGGCATCTCCCAGCCAATCAAAATGTTTAATGCAGTGAACATCGTTGGAGTTCTCAGAAGCGGAGGAGACACCAGAGCAGCTATGATCATCGAGATTGCATCGCTTTGGGGAGTGGGAATTCCGCTTGTGGCCGTCACCGGACTGGTACTGAAATGGCCGCTCACTCTCGTCTACGTCGCGATAATGATTGAAGAGCTCTTCAAGGCAATTCTGGGAGTCAGAAGGACTTTGACCTGGAAGTGGCTAAAAAACGTTGTTGATTAGCAGCATCCGGGATCAAAAAAGGCCGAGTAACAATTTCTTCGGCCCTTGATACACTTGTCACGCAAGCTGCTTCTTACTCAGGTCTGCAGAAACCTAAGGAATAGCTGAGCGTAAATTCTTGCCACAAGAAGAACATCTTCAATCGATATCCTTTCATTTGGCTGATGGGCCAGTTCAACGTTTCCGGGCAACAAAGCTCCGAAAGCCACGGCATTTGGCACTGCCCGGGCGTATGTTCCTCCACCGATAGCTATCGGTTCTTCATCGTGTCCCGTCACTTCCTTATATACTTCCCTGCACATCTTTACCAATTCCGAATCGGGAGATACATAAAGCGGCTTCTGGTGATGGTAGCTTTCGACCCGGAATCCATTGAAAGCCTCTTCAATCTGCGATCTTATCATTGCTTCATTGAAGAAAACGGGGTATCTGATGTTAATAACCAGCTTCAGGACTCCGGCTTGAAGCCTGAGAGTTCCAATATTGAGAGTCAATTCTCCAGACATCGAATCCCTTCCGGAGATTCCTAACGATTCACCATAGAATTCGTAACCAATCTTGTTTCTTATTGTACTCAAAAGCCTCTTCATCTCAGAATCTTCCAGAGGAAGCTCCGCGAGAAGATCTACTAAAGCTGCCATTGCGCTCTGCCCTTTACTTGGGGTCGATCCATGGGCGGAAACTCCCGTTATCGAAATCTCGACCCTTCTATCCGACTTATTTATCTCCAGTCTGGTATTGTTTTTCGGTGAGAAGGAGCTGATTTTTTCTAGAATCTCGTCGTCTGCACCCCTGAGAACGACCTTTGCTGACGAAGCAACCATGTTTGGTGCTTCTCCGGCAGTCAAGCTCTCGATTGCCAGCCCTTTCTCTCCACTGATGGCAGGTGCTGAAATTCCGTAATTCACTATTCCTTTCTCCGCAAAAATCACAGGGAAATCGGCATCGGGTGTCACAGAAAAATCTGGAATCTCTTCGTGCTTGACATAGTACTTCATACACTCCCAGCCAGTTTCTTCGTTTGTTCCGAAGATCAGCCTAATTCTCTTGGAGGGCTTTCTTACATAGTTCTTTATTGCCTTGAGAGCATAAAGTGCTGCAATCATTGGGCCTTTGTCATCCTGAGTTCCTCTTCCCCAGATCTCTCCGTCCTTCACCAGGCCGCTGTAAGGTGGAACTTCCCAGCCTTCTCCCTCTGGAACTACATCAAGGTGACCAAGAACACCGAAAGTCTCGCCCGATCCATAATCTACTATGCCCACATATCCATCGGCGTTCCTTGCCTCAAAGCCTAGCTTCTGTGCCAACTTGATAGTCTGGTCAAGTGAATCCCTTACCCCTTTGCCAAAGGGGCCACCATCAACCGGAGTATCCTGAACTGACTTGATCCTAACTGAATCGGATATTGATCTTACCAGTTCCTCCTTTAGGGAAATCACAATTTCGTCAAGCTTCCTATCCACTTTTTCTCCTCCTTAGACTATTATCTCTTTTATTTCCTGTGACTCTCCTCTTCTACAAACCAGCGTTCCTTCACTACTTGCCACCACAATGTAGTTCTCAATCCTTGAGACTGCAAGTTTCTTCTGAGTATGGTTGATTAAAAGACAATTCTTGACGTCTCTTAGAGAAAACTCGCCTTCTACTGCATTTCCGTTCTTGTCTTTCAGCAGCAAATCATAAACCGCATCCCAGGATCCAATATCATTCCAGTAGAAATTGGCCGGAACAGTTGCAACTTTTGTCGATCTCTCCATCAAACCATAGTCTATTGAAATCTTAGGAAGTCTCTCGTAAATCTTCTCGATGTCTTCAGGCCTCTCTTCAATCTCGGAGATTGAAGAAAACAGGTCCGGGAAGTTCGTTGAAAGCTCGGAGTCGAAGACCTTCTTTCTCCACACAAACATACCCGAATTCCAGAGAAACTTGCCAGACTGAAAATACCTTTGAGCGGTTTCATAGTCGGGCTTTTCATGGAACTTCTTCACCGAATAAACCTCTTTATCAGCGCTTACAACGTTTCCCCTTTCAATGTAGCCGTAACCAGTATAGGGGCGATTCGGGGTTATCCCTATTGTAACTAGCGATTCATTTGATTCGGCATACTCAATTGCCTTTCTCAAAGTCTTAAGAAAGCTCTCTTCATCTCTGATCACATGATCGGCCGGAACAATAACCATGATATCCTCAGCAGCAAATCTGCTGCTACCCAAAGCAATGGCTGGAGCTGTATTTCTTCTCATAGGTTCGAATATGACGTTGTCGCTTGGGAAGAGAGGCAAGTAGTACTGCATAAGTGGAAACTGCTCCCTTGTTGTGATAATGATTATCTCATCGGTAAGCTTTTCCATTCGTTCAATCGTTTCTTCAATCATGGTTTTCTTTGAACCAAACTTCTGGAACTGCTTCGGCCTCTTTCTTACGCTTACCGGCCATAGCCTCTCCCCTATGCCGCCAGCCATTATAAGTGTCTTGACCACGCACACCTCTCCTTCCTGCAACATCTTGTTATCTATAGCATACCAGAAAGGTGGAGCTTTACCTGGCGAAGGCGGGGAGGTAATTTTTTTGAAAAATCGTGTATAACAGAATAGGAAGAGAGACATAAAGAGATGTGTTCGACTCTATAGGAGTTTAATCATCGGCTGCAACCTTTGATGCAGTTGCATTTTAGAGGCAGAATTGTATAAAGGG from Mesotoga infera includes the following:
- a CDS encoding MATE family efflux transporter is translated as MKDFTKRMLSIAIPITLQNLISTGLNLVDNLMIGQLGTTAIASVGLVNQVVFILNILTFGVSSGAGIFVSQYWGKRDEKNIEKTLGHILYITMGAAVVFFVLLFFFPERVLMIFTTDTEVIRTGATYARPVAFSTFLTSFSFIIAMALRTVEKARIPMYVSLVALSINTVVNYVLIFGFGPIQPLGVYGASLATLLSRFVEFVIFVNIVLRRKTPVRLSKFAFKFDAPFFKRLMKYATPVIVNEFLWSLGITMYSLVMARMGTEFIAARNISSTIENFGFVIFGGLASATVVMVGAELGRNNFTQAKYNAKKLLQLTVMTAVATGLIIILLSRIIVNFYNIDQGLKNIVLTIIIIVGISQPIKMFNAVNIVGVLRSGGDTRAAMIIEIASLWGVGIPLVAVTGLVLKWPLTLVYVAIMIEELFKAILGVRRTLTWKWLKNVVD
- the pepV gene encoding dipeptidase PepV, producing MDRKLDEIVISLKEELVRSISDSVRIKSVQDTPVDGGPFGKGVRDSLDQTIKLAQKLGFEARNADGYVGIVDYGSGETFGVLGHLDVVPEGEGWEVPPYSGLVKDGEIWGRGTQDDKGPMIAALYALKAIKNYVRKPSKRIRLIFGTNEETGWECMKYYVKHEEIPDFSVTPDADFPVIFAEKGIVNYGISAPAISGEKGLAIESLTAGEAPNMVASSAKVVLRGADDEILEKISSFSPKNNTRLEINKSDRRVEISITGVSAHGSTPSKGQSAMAALVDLLAELPLEDSEMKRLLSTIRNKIGYEFYGESLGISGRDSMSGELTLNIGTLRLQAGVLKLVINIRYPVFFNEAMIRSQIEEAFNGFRVESYHHQKPLYVSPDSELVKMCREVYKEVTGHDEEPIAIGGGTYARAVPNAVAFGALLPGNVELAHQPNERISIEDVLLVARIYAQLFLRFLQT
- a CDS encoding mannose-1-phosphate guanyltransferase, with translation MCVVKTLIMAGGIGERLWPVSVRKRPKQFQKFGSKKTMIEETIERMEKLTDEIIIITTREQFPLMQYYLPLFPSDNVIFEPMRRNTAPAIALGSSRFAAEDIMVIVPADHVIRDEESFLKTLRKAIEYAESNESLVTIGITPNRPYTGYGYIERGNVVSADKEVYSVKKFHEKPDYETAQRYFQSGKFLWNSGMFVWRKKVFDSELSTNFPDLFSSISEIEERPEDIEKIYERLPKISIDYGLMERSTKVATVPANFYWNDIGSWDAVYDLLLKDKNGNAVEGEFSLRDVKNCLLINHTQKKLAVSRIENYIVVASSEGTLVCRRGESQEIKEIIV